From Slackia heliotrinireducens DSM 20476:
GCAGGCTCTCGGTTTCGATGAAGACGCGGGTCACGTCGGGGAAGCGTTCCACGATACGGCCCTCGATCTCGTCGACGGCATCTACGATGTCGTCGCGGCCGGCGGTTTCGACGAAGGTGGCGTCGATGGTCAGCAGCACGTCATGGGGACCCATGTACAGCGACAGCACGCGGCCGCACTCGATGACCTGGTCGTTGGCCTCGACGATGGCCTCGATTTCGCGGACCTCGGAGCTCTTCATGCCCTCGCCGATGAGCAGGCCCTTCGTCTCGCGTAGCAACACGATGGCGACGGTGCAGAGCAGAAGGCCGATGAGGATGGATGCGGCGCTGTCCAGATACGGGTTGTCCAGCAGGTGGCTGAAGAAGACGCCCGCCAATGCGATGACCAGGCCCAGGAGGGCGGCGGAGTCTTCGAACACCACGGTGAACAGGCTCGGGTCCTTCGCCTCACGGATGAACTGCATGGGCTTGATGTCGCCGCGGGCCTTGTTGAAGTTGCGCAGCGCCACGGAAAGCGATGCGCCTTCTAGAATGATGGAGGCGCCGATGACGATGTAGTTCATGGTGGGGTTGCCCAGCACGGTGTCGGGGCCGACTTCGCGCAGATGGGTGTAGCCCTCGTAAATGGAGAAGCCGCCGCCCAGGGCGAAGATCATGATGGCCACGACCAGCGTCCAGAAGTAGAGCTCGGTGCCGTAGCCGAAGGGGTGTTCCTGGTCGGCTGCGCGTTGTGCTTTCTTCAAGCCCAACAGGATGAGCATGCCGTTGCCGGAGTCGACGATGGAATGGATGCCCTCGGAAATCATGGCCGAAGACCCGGAGATGCCGGCGGCTATGAACTTCACGATGCCGATAAGGATGTTGGCGGCGATGGCGGCCAGGACGGACGACGTGCTTTCGACGTGCTCTTCGGCGTTCGGATTGCGGTGCGACTGCCCGTCGGGGGCCTCGTAGTCGGCGTCGGCGACGGCCTTGGCGGCGGCAGCTTTGGCCGCGGCTTTGGCGGCGGCGGTTGGCGTGGTCATGATGCTCCTAACATCGGGGTTTACATGCCATTATTGTAACGTTTGTTTCGTCTGCGCGCAGGGGCGGACGGACAGTTACGCGAAGTTGTTGATGCCCTCCATGATGCCTGGGATGTCGATGCCTTGCGGGCAATGCTCGGTGCAGGCGCCGCAGCCGATGCAATCCTCGGCGGTGTTGGGGCCCAAAGCGGCACGCACGTGGCGGGAGCGCTGCGCGGGCCGCATGGGAAGAGCCTCGTTGTACAGGTCCATCATCGCGGGGATGTCGATCTGAGCAGGGCAGTTGTCCGTGCAGTAGCGGCAGCCCGTGCAAGGTGCGAGCTTCGGGTTGTGCGAGGCGCGGAAGGCCTTCTCTAACAGCTCCAACTCGTCTTGGTCCAAAGGTCCAAGCTCGGAGAAGGTGTGCACGTTGTCTTGGATCTGCGACAGGGCGCCCATGCCGCTCAGGATCACTTTGACCTGAGGCTTCGACATAAGGAAGCGGAACGCCCAGGAGGGGATGCTGTTTTCGGGCTCGCGGGCGCGCAGCATGGCGTCGCCCGCCTCGCCCAATGTGACCAGCTTGCCGCCGCGCAGGGGCTCCATCACCATGATGGGCAGATTGAATTCGCAGGCGATGTCGTAGAGCTGGGCCGCCGTGCCGTCGAACCAGTCCTGGTAGTTGAGCTGCAGCAGCACGAAATCCCAGTCGTGGTGAGCGGCGAACTTGCGCAGGTTCTTCGGGCTCATGTGGGAGGAAAAGCCCAGGTGGC
This genomic window contains:
- a CDS encoding cation diffusion facilitator family transporter, with amino-acid sequence MTTPTAAAKAAAKAAAAKAVADADYEAPDGQSHRNPNAEEHVESTSSVLAAIAANILIGIVKFIAAGISGSSAMISEGIHSIVDSGNGMLILLGLKKAQRAADQEHPFGYGTELYFWTLVVAIMIFALGGGFSIYEGYTHLREVGPDTVLGNPTMNYIVIGASIILEGASLSVALRNFNKARGDIKPMQFIREAKDPSLFTVVFEDSAALLGLVIALAGVFFSHLLDNPYLDSAASILIGLLLCTVAIVLLRETKGLLIGEGMKSSEVREIEAIVEANDQVIECGRVLSLYMGPHDVLLTIDATFVETAGRDDIVDAVDEIEGRIVERFPDVTRVFIETESLRYTRAVDLM
- a CDS encoding aldo/keto reductase, whose translation is MQYTDIQGESLSRLGMGAMRLPTKGGSIDEEATQEIIDYAMAHGVNYFDTAYIYHGGNSETVLARCLRKYPRDSYHIATKFMIATGVTAKSVFEKQLRKMQLDYLDFYLVHSVMDLTRGIYTHSGAIEYLMKQKEARRIRHLGFSSHMSPKNLRKFAAHHDWDFVLLQLNYQDWFDGTAAQLYDIACEFNLPIMVMEPLRGGKLVTLGEAGDAMLRAREPENSIPSWAFRFLMSKPQVKVILSGMGALSQIQDNVHTFSELGPLDQDELELLEKAFRASHNPKLAPCTGCRYCTDNCPAQIDIPAMMDLYNEALPMRPAQRSRHVRAALGPNTAEDCIGCGACTEHCPQGIDIPGIMEGINNFA